The region GCCTAGTACGTTTGGAGTTTCTAATGTATAAAAGAAATCTTTTTTGCTCTTGTAAAATACTATAGTGGAGAAGAAGGATAACTTCCTAACAAAGTCAAAATTTTCTACTTCTGACTCTACAGTAATGTAAGCCCAGATTGGAAGTTTTAAAAAGTTTGTGTAGATCACAAAAAGTACCACCGGCAGGAAAGTAGCATACTTTAACTTGTGATGCATTCTTGGATACAAGGGTGGCTTTGGTTTACATACCGTTCCCACAAAGGCTTGTACCTGCCAATGGCCAACTTCAGCCATGGTTTCATGTTCCCATTGAAATGAATAACAGCTGCGCTCTCAATCAATCTATTGTCTATATTTATATCATAGCCCAATCCTAAGACATGCCATCTCCGGTCAAGTGGCTCTGTCAGACCATAAAAAGTCAAAAGACCAGGAGGAAGAGTTCCCAGCTTCCAAAGCGTCCCTTCACTATTCTGCTCCTGCCAGTAATGGTACCTTGCAGTTACATTTGCTTTCCTCCATGCGATTAGATCAAACACATTCATGCCAAATGCCCATCCACATGCTTGTGGATCAATTTTGGAGCTTATAATTGAGTTTGAGAAGTTGAGATACTTGTAATAACGATGGAATGCTTCAAGACAAGTTTCTACTGCTCCGTTCACATTGCCATGTAGATCCAACGAAAAAAGTGGGGTCAGATCCttttggacaacaatatcatCATCAAGAAAAACTATCTTCTCTAGCTGTGGATAGATCTGTGGGATATAAAACCTCAGGTGATTCAGCAAAGACAGATACTTGGGATTGTGTAATTTTGGCTCAGTGTTCAAATCTTGAAAGCCCCCAAAATAATAGGCCCGTGAATTTGTATCTAGAAGCTGTTTGACAACTGGGGCATAAGAAGCATTCAACCATGAAAGTTCCTCAATATTCTGCACTTCTATTGTAGATCCTTTGAAGTCATTGCTCAGGAACCAAGCTTGCATTGCACCATAGTTGATTCTATTGGTAACAATGTGGAAGACCAGCTGTTTTGGATGTTCGGCATTGGAGACAGTGGAGTTGACAACCACCGATGTGCCCAGCACATTATCTGAAAATATGCAGAAATGGTAAAGATTGTTATCCACAAGCCGTGGAGAGTTTCTATTTTCATTTGCAAGTTCTTGCAGATATGACTTCAAAAGCCAATCAGTTGTAAGCTTAACAATTAGGCAACTGAGGCTTTTGGGCAACGATTCAGCTGCTAGTTGGCCAAACACAGTGCTCTGAACAGTTGCCGCATTTGCACGCTCTTCAAGGGCTTGAATGTGAGACTTCATTGTCATTATTGTTGTCGCAATGTCATAATGAGTGTCTTGTGCTTTAAATATTAGAGATGACAGGCTCTTAATTATTGGTTCTGCTTCCTCAAATGTTAAAGGCTCCCCCCGCATAGCTGCTTTTGATAGCAAAAGTTGACAGCTTCTGATCTTTGTGCTAAGCTGCCAAGCAAGATGAAGGTTGTTGTGCTCCTTGGCAATAATGACATATGCTTTAGCTAGTGTTATTTGCTCTGCTAACTGCCGAGAAAATGAGGAAGCACTTAATATTTCTTGCATAAAATTCAAATCTTCACGGGCAACATGTTGGATTCTTGAGTTTTTCTCCTGCCATAGAAAAGTCACTGATGAACTTTGCAGTATGCAGTTaataaatcatataatataatatcctATGACTAATATGTCCACAAAGTGGTAAAAAAACAAATACTGTAACAGCCAAATTTACAGTGTGTATGTATttctatatatattaatatgtttCTCTCTTCTATCAGTATTGTTTGACGAAACAGTAATACCAATTTTTTCTCCTAAACCTAACTTAATCTTCAATTTTAAAGTTGAATAGTTCAAAGACAAACTTTTTTAGTCAATAGAATATATGGCCTCTAATGTTAAAAACACTGAACCACATGTTTGCAGTGTTAAATATTTCCGCTTTAAGCATCCTCTGACAGAAATCAACCACTGTATCAACC is a window of Humulus lupulus chromosome 4, drHumLupu1.1, whole genome shotgun sequence DNA encoding:
- the LOC133830745 gene encoding hexosyltransferase GAUT11, with product MRRRPADYRRSVRRRFPHWIWVLLGLFSIAGLYLFIVHHNQNEDRVEQPILEKNSRIQHVAREDLNFMQEILSASSFSRQLAEQITLAKAYVIIAKEHNNLHLAWQLSTKIRSCQLLLSKAAMRGEPLTFEEAEPIIKSLSSLIFKAQDTHYDIATTIMTMKSHIQALEERANAATVQSTVFGQLAAESLPKSLSCLIVKLTTDWLLKSYLQELANENRNSPRLVDNNLYHFCIFSDNVLGTSVVVNSTVSNAEHPKQLVFHIVTNRINYGAMQAWFLSNDFKGSTIEVQNIEELSWLNASYAPVVKQLLDTNSRAYYFGGFQDLNTEPKLHNPKYLSLLNHLRFYIPQIYPQLEKIVFLDDDIVVQKDLTPLFSLDLHGNVNGAVETCLEAFHRYYKYLNFSNSIISSKIDPQACGWAFGMNVFDLIAWRKANVTARYHYWQEQNSEGTLWKLGTLPPGLLTFYGLTEPLDRRWHVLGLGYDINIDNRLIESAAVIHFNGNMKPWLKLAIGRYKPLWERYVNQSHPCIQECITS